The genome window GGCGTCAAGCCGACCTACGGCGGTGTCTCCCGCTACGGCATGGTCGCCTTCTCCAGCTCCCTCGACCAGGGCGGTCCCTGCGCCCGTACGGTCCTGGACGCGGCCCTGCTGCACGAGGTCATCGCGGGCCACGACCCGCTGGACTCCACCTCCATCGACGCCCCGGTACCGCCGGTCGTCGAGGCCGCGCGCAACGGCTCCGTCGAGGGCATGCGCGTCGGTGTCGTCAAGCAGTTCCGCGGCGAGGGCTACCAGGCCGGTGTCCTCCAGCGCTTCGATGAGTCCGTCGCGCTCCTGAAGGAACTCGGCGCGGAGATCGTCGAGCTGGACTGCCCGTCCTTCGACCTGGCACTGGCCGCGTACTACCTGATCGCGCCGAGCGAGTGCTCCAGCAACCTCGCCCGCTTCGACGGCCTGCGCTACGGCCTGCGCAGCGGTGACGACGGCTCGCACTCCGCCGAGGAGGTCACCTCGCTGACCCGAGCGGAGGGCTTCGGCCCGGAGGTCAAGCGCCGCATCATGCTCGGCACCTACGCCCTGTCCAGCGGCTACTACGACGCGTACTACGGCTCGGCCCAGAAGGTCCGCACGCTCATCACCCGCGACTTCGAGAAGTCGTTCGAGAAGGTGGACGTGATCGTGTCGCCCACGACCCCCACCACCGCCTTCCCGATCGGCGAGCGCGCCGACGACCCGATGGCGATGTACCTCGCGGACCTGTGCACCATCCCGGTCAACCTGGCCGGCAACGCCGCCATGTCGCTGCCCTGCGGCCTGGCCCCCGAGGACAACCTCCCCGTCGGCCTCCAGATCATCGCCCCGGCGACGAAGGACGACCGCCTCTACAAGGTCGGCGCCGCCGTCGAGGCCGCCTTCGTGGAAAAGTGGGGGCACCCGCTTCTCGAGGAGGCTCCGTCGCTGTGAGTAAGGCACTGTCCAAGGCCAAGGGCTTCAAGAAGTCCAAGTCCGGTACGTACCTGTCCATGGCCACCACCGCGTTCGGCGCGATCAGTGTCGCGAAGCAGGTCAAGAAGGCCCGCCTCGAACACGACACGCTGCGCCTGATCGACGCCGCCGTGTCCGCCGCCGCCATCGTCACCGGCCTCGCCCTGCTCGTGCGGGAGCTGAAGCGCCTGGGCGACGACGACGTCCTGCTGGGCTGAGAGGGAAAGTTTCACCGTGACCACCATGACCGACCTGGTGTCGTACGAGGACGCGCTGGCGTCGTACGACCCCGTCATGGGCCTCGAGGTCCATGTCGAACTCGGCACCAGGACCAAGATGTTCTGCGGCTGTTCCACGGCGCTGGGCGCCGAGCCGAACACCCAGACCTGCCCCACGTGTCTCGGCCTGCCCGGCTCCCTCCCGGTCGTCAACGCGACCGGCGTGGAGTCCGCGATCAGGATCGGTCTCGCGCTGAACTGCGAGATCGCCGAGTGGTGCCGCTTCGCCCGGAAGAACTACTTCTATCCGGACATGCCGAAGAACTTCCAGACCTCCCAGTACGACGAGCCGATCGCCTTCAACGGCTACCTGGACGTGCAGCTGGAGGACGGCACCACCTTCCGCGTGGAGATCGAGCGCGCGCACATGGAGGAGGACACCGGCAAGTCGACGCACGTCGGCGGCGCCACCGGCCGCATCCACGGCGCCCAGCACTCGCTGCTGGACTACAACCGCGCAGGCATCCCGCTGATCGAGATCGTCACCAAGCCGATCGTCGGCGCCGGCGAGCGCGCGCCCGAGGTGGCGAAGGCGTACGTCCGTGAGCTGCGCGAGCTCATCCGGGCGCTCGGCGTCTCGGAGGCCCGCATGGAGATGGGCCAGATGCGCTGTGATGTGAACCTGTCGCTGATGCCCAAGGGCGCGGAGAAGTTCGGCACCCGCAGCGAGACCAAGAACGTCAACTCGCTGCGCTCCGTCGAGCGCGCCTGCCGCTACGAGATCCAGCGCCACGCCGCCGTACTGGGCAGCGGCGGCACGGTGATCCAGGAGACCCGCCACTTCCACGAGGACACCGGCACGACCACCTCGGGCCGGACCAAGGAGGAGGCCGAGGACTACCGGTACTTCCCCGAGCCGGACCTGGTGCCGGTCGCGCCCCCGCGCGAGTGGGTCGAGGAGCTGCGCACCTCGCTGCCCGAGCTGCCGCTGGTGCGCCGCAACCGGCTGCGCGAGGAGTGGGGCGTCTCCGCCACCGACATGCAGGCGATCCTCAACGCCGGTGCCCTGGACCTGATCGTCGCCACCATCGACGCGGGCGCCGACGCGGCCGCCGCGCGCAAGTGGTGGATGGGCGAACTGGCTCGCAACGCCAACGAGTCCGGCAAGGCCCTGGAGGAGCTGCCGATCACGCCGGAGCAGGTCGCGCGCGTGACCAAGCTGGTGGAGTCGGGCGACCTGAACGACAAGCTGGCCCGCCAGGTCATCGAGGGCGTCCTCGCGGGCGAGGGCGCCCCGGACGAGGTCGTCGAGAAGCGCGGTCTGAAGGTCGTCTCCGACGAGGGCGCCCTGACCGCCGCCGTCGACGAGGCCATCGCCGGCAACCCGGCCATCGCGGACAAGATCCGCGGCGGCAAGGTGGCCGCGGCCGGCGCCCTGGTCGGCGCCGTCATGAAGGCCACCCGGGGCCAGGCCGACGCGGCCCGCGTCAAGGAGCTGATCCTTCAGAAGCTCGGCGTCAGCGAGGGCTGAGAGACAGCGCGGAACGCTCCCGAGGGGCAGTGCACCGAACCTGGTGTACTGCCCCTCGTTCGCTTACAAGAACCTTATGTGGCGACAGAGTTGCTGGGATTGTCCTGTGACTTGGGTCCCATTCCCGTGAGTAACACCACGAAAGTGACAAACGATCTTTTCCGGCTGCGAAAGTGTTGTGGATTGCTCATGTGTTCTTTGCGGGCTGTTCAGTTCTCTTAGCGGCTGTCCCCGGGCAAAGATCCACGAAATACCCCAGGGAGCACGTCCGTGGCAGCCCTCGCACGTTGGTGTGTCCGCCACCGCCTCGTCACCGTCCTGCTGTGGCTGGTCGCCTTCGTCGGCGTCACCTCCGCGGCAGCCGTCACGGGCTCCGCGTACTCGAACAACTACGGCGCCCCCGGCACCGAGTCCGACCGCGCCTACCGGCTGATCCAGAAGAGTTTCCCGCACCTGAGCGGCGACAGCGACACCGTCGTCTGGCACACCACCGACGGCAGCGTGCGCGACACCGGCGTCCAGCAGGCGATGACCCGCACTCTGGACCGCATCGAGGACCTGCCGGGCGTCGCCTCCGTCACCAACCCCTACGAGGGCGACCGCGGCGACGCGATCAGCCGCGACGGCCACACCGCGTACGCGACGGTCACCTTCGCCCACGAGGCCCAGGACATCAAGAAAGGCGAGGCCCGGGCCGTGGTCGGCGCAGCCAAGGCCGCCGAGACCCGCGGGCTCCAGGTGGAGCTCGGCGGCAGCGCCGTCTCGCTCACCGAGGCGCAGGGCGGGCACCTCGCAGAGGCCATCGGCGTGGCCGTCGCCGCCGTGGTCCTGTTCCTCGCCTTCGGCTCCCTCGCCGCATCCCTGCTGCCCATCGCGACCGCGCTGATCGGTGTGGGCACCGCCTACTTCGGTATCGACCTGCTCGGGCACGTGATGACCGTCGCCGACTTCGCGCCCATGCTCGGCCTGCTGATCGGGCTCGGCGTCGGCATCGACTACGCGCTGTTCATCGTGACCAGGCACCGCCGCAGCCTCAAGCGCGGCGTCCCGGTGGCGGAGGCCGCCGTGAACGCCGTCGCCACCACCGGACGGGCCGTCGTCTTCGCGGGCGCCACCGTGTGCATCGCGCTGCTCGGCATGCTGATCCTCCGGCTCGGCTTCCTCAACGGCGTCGCGGTCGCCGCCTGCCTGACCGTGCTGCTCACCGTCGCGGCCTCGGTGACCCTGCTGCCCGCCCTGCTCTCCTTCATCGGCCCGCGCGCCCTGAGCAGGCGCGAGCGGCGCAGGCTCTACGAACACGGACCCGAACCCGAGATGCCGACCGGGCTCGCGGCCCGCTGGTCCGCGTTCGTCGAGCGCCACCCCAAGAAGCTCGGCGCCGTCGCCCTGGCCGTCATGGCGCTGCTCGCACTGCCCACGTTCTCCCTCCACCTGGGCACCTCCGACCAGGGCAACGACCCGAAGTCGTCGACCACCCGGCAGGCGTACGACCTCCTCGCCGAGGGCTTCGGCCCCGGCGTCAACGGCCCGCTCACCCTGGTCGGCAAGGTCGGCGGCGCCGAGGACAAGCTCGCCCTCGACAACCTCGACTCCACGCTCGCCGCGACCAAGGGCGTCGCCGCCGTGACGCCGGTGACGTACAACGGCAGCGGCACCACGGCGTACCTCACCGTCGTACCCGACTCCGCCCCGCAGTCCCAGCACACGAGCGACCTGGTGAAGCGGCTGCGCTCCGACGTGCTGCCGCGCGCCGAGAAGGGCACCGGCCTCGACCTGTACGTGGGCGGGGTGACGGCCGGCTACGACGACTTCGCCAACGTGATCGTCGGCAAGCTGCCGCTGTTCGTGAGCGTGGTGATCGGCCTGGGCTGCGTGCTGCTCCTGCTGGCCTTCCGGTCCTTCGGCATCCCGTTGAAGGCCGCCGCGATGAACCTCGCCGCCGTCGCCGCCGCCTTCGGCGTGGTCGTCGCGATCTTCCAGTGGGGCTGGGGGAGCGAGCTGCTGGGTCTCGGCAGCGCCGGCCCGATCGAGCCCTTCCTCCCCGTGATCATGGTCTCGGTGCTCTTCGGGCTGTCCATGGACTACCAGGTGTTCCTGGTCAGCCGCATGTACGAGGAGTGGCTGGAGACCGGCGACAACCGCCGTGCCGTGCGCATCGGCCTCGCCGAGACCAGCCGGGTGATCAACTCGGCCGCCGTCATCATGATCTCCGTCTTCCTCTCCTTCGTGCTCGGCGGCGACCGCGTGATCGCCATGTTCGGCATCGCCCTCGCCTCCGCCGTCGCCCTGGACGCCTTCGTCCTGCGCACCCTCCTCGTCCCCGCCCTGATGCACCTCCTCGGCGCCGCCAACTGGTGGCTGCCCTCCTGGCTGGAGCGCCGGCTGCCGCGGATCAGCATCGAACCGCCCGAGTGCCGTACGACGGTCCCTGGGACGCGTCCGGAGGAGGACGCCCTGGTCGACGTACTCCTGAAGGAGCGGGAACAGGATGTGCGCGATATCCCTGGGTGACGACGGAGCCGAGCTGCGGCCGCTGGAGCCGTGGCACGCGGAGGAGTTCCTCGCGCACCTCACCGCGGGCGGGAGTTCATCACCCGGCACATCCGGTTCGGGGAGAACGCCACCGACGTGGACTCCGCCCGGGAGATCCTCAAGGGGTACGCCGACAAGCGCGCCGTCGGCAACTGCGAGCTCGGCTGCCGGCTGGAGCCCGCGGCGGCCGGACGGGGCCTTGTCACCCGTGGGGCGCGGGTCCTCATCGACTGGGCGTTTGACGAGCGCGGCATGCACCGTGTGGAGTGGTACGCGTCGTCCGCCAACGAACCGAGCATCAATGTGGCGCGACGGCTCGGCATGACCCGGGAAGGGGTGCTCCGCGAGGCGTACCCGCACCGGGGCGTGCGTCAGGACATCGAGGTCTGGTCGGTGCTCGCCCCCGAGTGGAGTGCGGCACGCGCGTGTGACGACCGGGACGATCACTGAGAGACGATCGCCAACAGTCGATCACCAAGACCGATTCATTAAGAGACCTCTCAGACAGCGTCCGTACGGTGCGAGGCATGGGAACCAAGACAGTGGACGAGGCCAAGGCCGCGAGCGGCGTCGAAGCGACGAACGACGAGGAGAAGGTGGAGGCCACCAAGGCCGACGAGGCGAGCGAGGCCACCGAGGCGAGGGAGGCCCAGGCCGGGGAGGCTGCCGAGGCCATGGAGGCCACTGAGGTGTCCGAGGAGGCCGCGCCGAAGGGTCCCTCCGGCATCGGCCAGGGTGCCGGGGCGGTGGTTTCGGCCGCGCTCGGCTTCGTCTCGCTCAGCGGGAGCTGGCTCGGCACCGTGGCCGGAGCGCGCCAGCAGCTCATCGGCCAGCTGCGGACCTCGTCCCAGGCGAGCGTCGCCAAGCAGATCAAGGCGGTCTACGGAGACGCCTGGCACGCCACCGCGCTGTGGGGCGGCCTGTTCGCGCTGGCCGCGCTCATCGTGGGCGTCGTGGTGCTGGCGCGGCCGGCGTTCGGGGCGCCCGGGAAGCCGCAGGCCGCGTGGGTCAAGTCGGTCGCGTGGGGCGGTGTCGCGCTGGGTGTCATCGGCCTGTTCCTGGCCGTGCTGAAGTACACGGACATCCTGCTCGGCCTTCCGTCCGCCAGTTGAGGAGCGCGGTATGAGGGGTCTTAGGGCGTCTCCGGCACTTCCGCCGGGGCCCTAAGACCCCCTCTTCGCATCTAAGGCCCCTACCGAGCCGGAAGATGCGGAACTTTCCCGATGCGACGGACCCCCCTCGGAAACGAAGGTTGAGGCAGCGCAGAAAGCGCTGGCGCACCACAACTTCCCAGGGGGACGCACATGTTCGCGTACGAGCTGCACAAGATCCGTTCCGCCGAGCTGATCCGCGAGGCCGACGACTACCGTCTCGCCCGCACGGCCCAGCGCCGCCGCCGGCAGTCCGCCGACGACGCGGCCCGCCAGGCCCGGTCCCATAGTGCCCGCCGCGGCCGGAGCGGGTTCACCCGCGCGGCGTGAACACGCGGTCTTGCGGGGACGGCGGCACGGGCCCCGCGCTCCCGGCGCACGCCGACCCCGCCCGATCCGACGCGGCGGCCGTCCCCGAACCACCGGGGGCGGCCGCTTCGCCGTCACCGGAGCGGATAATCGGTGCCGCTCTGTCAGTGCCCCGTGACATGCTCGGGGGCGTGGAGACCAGGTCCGTCAGCCCCGTTTTCGTCGGCCGCGACGAGGAGTTGGGGGCGTTGCACGACGCGCTCGCCCGCGCCGCAGCCGGAGAGCCCCAGGCGCTGCTCGTCGGGGGCGAGGCGGGCGTCGGCAAAACCCGGCTGCTGGAGGAGTTCACGGCGGCCGCGGCCCGCCGGGACGCCGTCGTCGCGCTGGGCGGCTGCGTCGAGATCGGCGCCGACGGGCTGCCCTTCGCGCCGTTCTCCACCGCCCTGCGCGCCCTGCGCCGCCAGATGCCCGAGGAACTCGCCGAGGCCGCCGCCGGTCAGGAGGACGAGCTCGCCCGGCTGCTGCCCGAACTCGGCGAGGTCCGCCGCGGCCCACGGGACGACGAGGAGGGCATGGCCCGCCTCTTCGAGCTCACCGCCCGCCTGCTCGAGCGGATCGCCGCCCGCCGCACCGTCGTCCTCGCCCTGGAGGACCTGCACTGGGCGGACGCCTCCACCCGCCACCTGCTCGCCTACCTCCTGCGCACGCTGCGCAGCGGCCGTCTGGTCGTCGTCGCCACCTACCGCTCCGACGACATCCACCGCCGCCACCCGCTGCGCCCCCTCCTCGCCGAACTCGACCGCCTGCGCACCGTCCACCGCATCGAGCTGGGCCGGTTCAACCGCACCGAGGTCGAACGCCAGATCGCCGGCATTTTCGCCGCCGACCCCGACCCGGCCCAGGTCGACGACATCTTCGCCCGCTCCGACGGCAACGCCTTCTTCGTGGAGGAACTGGCGGTGGCCGCCCAGGACAGCTGCGGCACGGGCCTCACCGACTCCCTGCGAGACCTGCTCCTCGTCCGGGTCGAGGCGCTGCCCGAGACCGCGCAGCGGGTCGCCCGGACCGTCGCCGAGGGCGGCTCCACCGTCGAGTACCGCCTCCTCGCCGCCGTCGCCTCACTCGCCGAGGAGGACCTCATCGAGGCCCTGCGCGCCGCCGTCGGCGCCAACATCCTCCTGGCCACCCCCGACGGCGACGGCTACCGCTTCCGTCACTCCCTGGTCCGCGAGGCCGTCAGCGACGACCTGCTCCCCGGCGAGCGCTCCCGTCTCAACCGGCGCTACGCCGAGGCCCTGGAGGCCGACCCCGCACTCGTCCCCGCCGACCAGCGAGCCACCCGCCTGGCCAGCTACTGGTACCACGCGCACGACGCCGCCAAGGCCCTGCCCGCGGTCCTCGACGCCGCGGTGGAGGCCCGACGCCGGCACGCCCACTCCGAGCAACTGCGGCTGCTGGAGCGGGCGATGGAGCTGTGGGACCTCGCCCCCGAGGACGTACGGGCGGCCCTGCGGCCCGTGGACTATGCGGAGGTCTACCCTCCGTGCGGCTGCGACCCGGCGACCACACCCCTGCGCTACCTCGACCTGATGGCCGAGGCGGCCGTGGCGGGCCGGCTGTGCGGCGAGCGGGAACGCGCCCTGAAGATCACCAGACGGGCCCTGCGCCTCTTGGAGGAGGACCCCGATCCGCTGCGCGCCGCCTGGTTCTGGGTGCAGCGTTCCCGGCTCGTGCAGAACACGGGCCGCGGCGACGGATGGAAGGAACTCGCCACCGCCCAGGAGCTGGTGCGGGGACTGCCGCCCTCCGAGGTGCACGCCGAGGTGCTCGCCATGGTCGCCGGCTGGTCGATGCTGCACGAGCCCGGCCCCGACGCATTTTCGGCCGCCGAGCGCGCCGTGGAGTACGCGCGCATGGTGGGCGCCCGCGACATCGAGCTCAACGCGCGCCTCACCCTGGGCGGCCTCCTCGTCGACGCGGGTGACATCGACGCCGGGCTCGCGGAGATCTACGAGGTCAGGGAACGGGCGGCTGTCTTCGGCGAGGTCTATGTCAGGGGCCGCCTGCAGGTGAACCTGCCGTCCCACCTGGAAGGCATCGGCCGTTCCCGGGAGGCCGTGGAGGTGATGCGCGAGGGCCTGGAGATCACCCGGAAGCTGGGGCTGACGGACTCCGAGGCCTGGGTATGGGCCAACCTCGGCGAATCCCTCCACTCCCTGGGCCGCTGGGACGAGGCCGCCGAGGCAGGGATCAACTCCGAGCGTGTCGGCCAGAGCGCCAAGCCCCGCGCCTTCCGCGCCACGATCCACGCACACCTCGCCCTCTGCCGCGGCGACCTGGCCGAGGCAGGGCGGCAACTGGCCGCCGCCCGTGCGTACCTGGGCACGCACGACAGCGTGCCGCAGCAAGAGCTGAGGCTGGATCACGTCGCCATCGGGATCGCCGCCGGCGAAGGCCGCCTCATCGACGCCCGCGCCACGCTCGCCACCGTGTTGAACAGAGGCTTTCCGCTCGGCACCCAGCGCTATGGCTGGCCGCTGCTGCTCGCCGCCGCCACCGCCGAGGCCGACGCGCTCGGGCTGCCCGCCGCCGAGCCGGGCCGCGCCGAGACGCTGGAGCGGATCCGCGACACCGCGAAGACACTCGCCGCGAACGTGCCGGTGTGGCAGGCCTACGCATGCTGGGTCCGCGCCGAGCTGCTGCGTGCCGAGGGGCGTGGCACCCCGGACGTCTGGGCGGAGGCCGTGACCGCCTTCGAGGCCCTGGACCGCCCGTACGACCTGGCCCGGGTCCGGCACCGGCTCGCCGAGTCCCTGCTGGCCCCGGGCTGCGACGAGGACGCGCGCGAGCGGGCCGCCGAGCTGCTGCGGCTGGCCGGGGCGGTGGCCGACCACCTCGGTGCCCGGCCGCTCGCCGACTCGGTCGCCCTGCTCGCCCGGCGCGCCCGCCTCACCCTGAGCCGCGTCCCGGAACCGGCCGCGCTCGATCCGGCGGAGTCCCTGGGGCTGACCAACCGGGAGCGGGACGTGCTCCGCCTGGTCGCGATCGGCCGCAGCAACCGGCAGATAGCCGAGGAGCTGTTCATCTCCCCGAAGACCGCCAG of Streptomyces cynarae contains these proteins:
- the gatA gene encoding Asp-tRNA(Asn)/Glu-tRNA(Gln) amidotransferase subunit GatA, whose protein sequence is MTDKNSIIRLTAAETAAKIASGELTAVEVTEAHLARIEAVDEKVHAFLHVDREGALAQARAVDEKRERGEKLGPLAGVPLALKDIFTTEGIPTTVGSKILEGWIPPYDATVTKKLKAADVVIIGKTNMDEFAMGSSTENSAFGPTGNPWDLTRIPGGSGGGSSAALASFQAPLAIGTDTGGSIRQPAAVTGTVGVKPTYGGVSRYGMVAFSSSLDQGGPCARTVLDAALLHEVIAGHDPLDSTSIDAPVPPVVEAARNGSVEGMRVGVVKQFRGEGYQAGVLQRFDESVALLKELGAEIVELDCPSFDLALAAYYLIAPSECSSNLARFDGLRYGLRSGDDGSHSAEEVTSLTRAEGFGPEVKRRIMLGTYALSSGYYDAYYGSAQKVRTLITRDFEKSFEKVDVIVSPTTPTTAFPIGERADDPMAMYLADLCTIPVNLAGNAAMSLPCGLAPEDNLPVGLQIIAPATKDDRLYKVGAAVEAAFVEKWGHPLLEEAPSL
- the gatB gene encoding Asp-tRNA(Asn)/Glu-tRNA(Gln) amidotransferase subunit GatB; this translates as MTTMTDLVSYEDALASYDPVMGLEVHVELGTRTKMFCGCSTALGAEPNTQTCPTCLGLPGSLPVVNATGVESAIRIGLALNCEIAEWCRFARKNYFYPDMPKNFQTSQYDEPIAFNGYLDVQLEDGTTFRVEIERAHMEEDTGKSTHVGGATGRIHGAQHSLLDYNRAGIPLIEIVTKPIVGAGERAPEVAKAYVRELRELIRALGVSEARMEMGQMRCDVNLSLMPKGAEKFGTRSETKNVNSLRSVERACRYEIQRHAAVLGSGGTVIQETRHFHEDTGTTTSGRTKEEAEDYRYFPEPDLVPVAPPREWVEELRTSLPELPLVRRNRLREEWGVSATDMQAILNAGALDLIVATIDAGADAAAARKWWMGELARNANESGKALEELPITPEQVARVTKLVESGDLNDKLARQVIEGVLAGEGAPDEVVEKRGLKVVSDEGALTAAVDEAIAGNPAIADKIRGGKVAAAGALVGAVMKATRGQADAARVKELILQKLGVSEG
- a CDS encoding MMPL family transporter, with amino-acid sequence MAALARWCVRHRLVTVLLWLVAFVGVTSAAAVTGSAYSNNYGAPGTESDRAYRLIQKSFPHLSGDSDTVVWHTTDGSVRDTGVQQAMTRTLDRIEDLPGVASVTNPYEGDRGDAISRDGHTAYATVTFAHEAQDIKKGEARAVVGAAKAAETRGLQVELGGSAVSLTEAQGGHLAEAIGVAVAAVVLFLAFGSLAASLLPIATALIGVGTAYFGIDLLGHVMTVADFAPMLGLLIGLGVGIDYALFIVTRHRRSLKRGVPVAEAAVNAVATTGRAVVFAGATVCIALLGMLILRLGFLNGVAVAACLTVLLTVAASVTLLPALLSFIGPRALSRRERRRLYEHGPEPEMPTGLAARWSAFVERHPKKLGAVALAVMALLALPTFSLHLGTSDQGNDPKSSTTRQAYDLLAEGFGPGVNGPLTLVGKVGGAEDKLALDNLDSTLAATKGVAAVTPVTYNGSGTTAYLTVVPDSAPQSQHTSDLVKRLRSDVLPRAEKGTGLDLYVGGVTAGYDDFANVIVGKLPLFVSVVIGLGCVLLLLAFRSFGIPLKAAAMNLAAVAAAFGVVVAIFQWGWGSELLGLGSAGPIEPFLPVIMVSVLFGLSMDYQVFLVSRMYEEWLETGDNRRAVRIGLAETSRVINSAAVIMISVFLSFVLGGDRVIAMFGIALASAVALDAFVLRTLLVPALMHLLGAANWWLPSWLERRLPRISIEPPECRTTVPGTRPEEDALVDVLLKEREQDVRDIPG
- a CDS encoding helix-turn-helix transcriptional regulator, with the translated sequence MLGGVETRSVSPVFVGRDEELGALHDALARAAAGEPQALLVGGEAGVGKTRLLEEFTAAAARRDAVVALGGCVEIGADGLPFAPFSTALRALRRQMPEELAEAAAGQEDELARLLPELGEVRRGPRDDEEGMARLFELTARLLERIAARRTVVLALEDLHWADASTRHLLAYLLRTLRSGRLVVVATYRSDDIHRRHPLRPLLAELDRLRTVHRIELGRFNRTEVERQIAGIFAADPDPAQVDDIFARSDGNAFFVEELAVAAQDSCGTGLTDSLRDLLLVRVEALPETAQRVARTVAEGGSTVEYRLLAAVASLAEEDLIEALRAAVGANILLATPDGDGYRFRHSLVREAVSDDLLPGERSRLNRRYAEALEADPALVPADQRATRLASYWYHAHDAAKALPAVLDAAVEARRRHAHSEQLRLLERAMELWDLAPEDVRAALRPVDYAEVYPPCGCDPATTPLRYLDLMAEAAVAGRLCGERERALKITRRALRLLEEDPDPLRAAWFWVQRSRLVQNTGRGDGWKELATAQELVRGLPPSEVHAEVLAMVAGWSMLHEPGPDAFSAAERAVEYARMVGARDIELNARLTLGGLLVDAGDIDAGLAEIYEVRERAAVFGEVYVRGRLQVNLPSHLEGIGRSREAVEVMREGLEITRKLGLTDSEAWVWANLGESLHSLGRWDEAAEAGINSERVGQSAKPRAFRATIHAHLALCRGDLAEAGRQLAAARAYLGTHDSVPQQELRLDHVAIGIAAGEGRLIDARATLATVLNRGFPLGTQRYGWPLLLAAATAEADALGLPAAEPGRAETLERIRDTAKTLAANVPVWQAYACWVRAELLRAEGRGTPDVWAEAVTAFEALDRPYDLARVRHRLAESLLAPGCDEDARERAAELLRLAGAVADHLGARPLADSVALLARRARLTLSRVPEPAALDPAESLGLTNRERDVLRLVAIGRSNRQIAEELFISPKTASVHVSNILAKLGVAGRGEAAAVAHRLRLFPAEAPPVQAAG